A portion of the Granulosicoccus antarcticus IMCC3135 genome contains these proteins:
- a CDS encoding M24 family metallopeptidase: MTFVIPTVASAPYSPLIRKIDPTRRRVTVNDLLPDGSPNLADRVETGPSDIAFEEWAALGLQPPNLVELREYRLSRLVGELQARDYAGLLMFDPLNIRYATDSTNMQLWATHNPCRACFVSASGYMVLWDFHTCEHLSAHLPLVKEVRHGASFFYFESGDRSEEHAAQFADVVDDLMRQHAGDNRRLAVDRMDFIGVRALEKLGIEVRSGQEVSEHARKIKNSNEINAMRCAIASCEAGIAEMQAILQPGKSEVELWAELQRGNHIRGGEWIETRILSSGPRTNPWFQEAGPRT, translated from the coding sequence ATGACATTTGTTATCCCGACAGTAGCCAGTGCGCCATACTCACCCCTCATTCGTAAGATAGACCCCACCCGGCGCCGTGTCACTGTGAACGATCTACTGCCGGATGGATCGCCCAACCTCGCCGATCGTGTCGAGACGGGCCCCTCTGATATTGCCTTTGAGGAATGGGCAGCATTGGGACTCCAGCCACCCAATCTGGTTGAGCTGCGCGAATACCGTCTGTCCAGGCTGGTTGGTGAGTTACAGGCTCGTGACTACGCAGGACTGTTGATGTTTGATCCGCTCAACATTCGTTACGCGACTGACAGCACTAATATGCAGCTATGGGCCACCCATAATCCTTGTCGTGCCTGCTTCGTTTCTGCCAGTGGCTACATGGTGTTGTGGGATTTTCATACCTGCGAGCATTTGAGCGCCCACTTGCCTCTGGTTAAGGAAGTGCGTCATGGCGCGTCATTCTTCTATTTTGAGTCGGGTGATCGCTCAGAGGAACATGCCGCGCAATTTGCTGACGTTGTTGACGATCTGATGCGCCAGCACGCAGGCGACAATCGTCGTCTCGCGGTTGATCGCATGGATTTCATTGGCGTGCGAGCACTGGAGAAGCTGGGCATTGAGGTGCGCAGTGGTCAGGAAGTGAGCGAACATGCCAGAAAGATAAAAAATTCAAATGAGATCAATGCCATGCGCTGCGCCATTGCCAGTTGTGAAGCGGGCATTGCCGAGATGCAGGCCATACTTCAGCCGGGCAAGAGTGAAGTGGAGTTGTGGGCCGAGCTGCAACGCGGTAACCATATTCGCGGTGGTGAATGGATTGAAACCCGAATTCTAAGCTCGGGGCCGCGTACCAATCCGTGGTTCCAGGAGGCAGGCCCACGAACGTGA
- a CDS encoding GntR family transcriptional regulator encodes MNKVSTSNKEKLYLDLKRRILTLDLAPGIDLDEVSISKEYGLSRTPLRDVFRQLAGEGYIDIVDNRGAHVSPMDHKTLKEFFQTAPMIYSAISRLAVENATSVQLKELKLVQGRFRQAANKIVVKDLVYFNDRFHSLVGEMADNRYLSISLQRLLVDHARIAHTFYDRKNAKVGNRLKLAVEQHDQMLEAIDKGDAEQAVAVTLDHWELSRSQAELFVNAEPIPLSDMAS; translated from the coding sequence TTGAACAAGGTCAGCACAAGTAACAAGGAAAAGCTGTATCTGGATCTCAAACGCAGAATTCTGACTCTGGATCTGGCGCCTGGCATCGATCTCGATGAAGTGTCGATCAGTAAGGAGTACGGGCTTTCCAGGACCCCTTTACGGGATGTTTTCCGGCAACTGGCCGGAGAGGGGTATATCGACATTGTCGATAACCGGGGAGCCCATGTTTCACCCATGGATCACAAGACTCTGAAGGAATTCTTCCAGACGGCTCCCATGATCTATTCTGCTATATCCAGGCTCGCTGTGGAAAACGCAACTTCGGTACAGTTGAAGGAACTCAAATTGGTGCAGGGGCGATTTCGTCAGGCTGCGAACAAGATCGTGGTCAAGGATCTGGTTTATTTCAACGATCGCTTTCATTCACTGGTCGGTGAGATGGCTGACAACCGTTATCTGTCCATCAGCCTCCAGCGCCTGCTCGTCGATCATGCACGAATTGCGCATACCTTCTATGACAGAAAAAACGCAAAGGTAGGAAATCGACTGAAGCTGGCTGTTGAGCAACATGATCAAATGCTGGAAGCCATCGATAAGGGAGATGCCGAGCAGGCCGTGGCTGTCACGCTTGACCATTGGGAGTTATCACGCTCGCAGGCAGAACTGTTCGTCAATGCCGAGCCCATTCCGTTGAGTGATATGGCGAGTTGA
- a CDS encoding aromatic ring-hydroxylating oxygenase subunit alpha: protein MLRTDILALLESSVPGYSLPQEFYNDPAFFDLDMQMIFHRDWLFAIPACEIPETGNYVTHKIGRTSVIIVRGADGEIRAFHNVCRHRGSTLCSAAKGTSPKLVCAYHQWTYELDGRLLFARDMGDDFDPSQHGLKPVHCREASGLVFICLAAQAPDFDQFAEQSARYLAPHGLADAKVAHESTIIEEGNWKLVLENNRECYHCSGNHPSLCRTFLDNPAVIGNSDDTGLDAETLEYIARCEAAGAPSKYMVDDTGTWRYVRTPLVGDAESYTMSGKVAVTPPLSNFSFKNAGALLMFHYPATWNHFLSDHTILFRVTPISPTQTEVSTKWLVHKDAEEGRDYSLENLTKVWMDTNSEDKRVVENCQEGVLSTAYEPGPYSAMHESGVIQFVEWYTTTLKNRVSEQPETLASPLLRRTN from the coding sequence ATGTTACGTACTGACATACTTGCTCTATTAGAGTCCTCGGTGCCAGGCTATTCACTGCCGCAGGAGTTCTATAACGATCCAGCTTTCTTTGACCTGGATATGCAGATGATCTTTCACAGGGATTGGTTGTTTGCAATACCGGCGTGCGAAATACCCGAGACCGGCAACTATGTCACTCACAAGATAGGGCGCACTTCAGTCATCATCGTGCGGGGAGCTGATGGCGAGATCAGGGCGTTTCATAATGTTTGTCGGCATCGCGGCTCTACGTTGTGCAGCGCTGCAAAAGGAACGTCGCCCAAGCTGGTTTGTGCCTATCACCAGTGGACCTACGAACTGGACGGTCGCCTGCTGTTCGCCCGGGACATGGGGGATGATTTTGATCCGTCACAACATGGACTGAAACCCGTTCATTGTCGTGAAGCCAGCGGCCTTGTGTTCATCTGCCTTGCCGCACAAGCTCCGGACTTTGATCAGTTCGCCGAGCAGTCTGCGCGGTATCTGGCGCCTCATGGTCTGGCTGATGCCAAGGTCGCCCATGAAAGCACGATCATTGAGGAGGGAAACTGGAAATTGGTGCTCGAAAACAATCGGGAGTGCTACCACTGTTCCGGCAATCACCCATCGCTGTGTCGCACCTTTCTGGACAACCCGGCGGTGATTGGTAACAGTGATGACACGGGGCTGGATGCAGAGACGCTTGAGTACATCGCTCGTTGTGAAGCGGCGGGTGCACCTTCGAAGTATATGGTTGATGATACAGGCACATGGCGCTACGTTCGTACACCACTGGTTGGGGATGCGGAAAGTTACACCATGTCTGGCAAGGTTGCCGTGACTCCGCCTCTGAGTAATTTTTCTTTTAAAAATGCCGGAGCATTGCTGATGTTCCATTACCCGGCAACCTGGAATCACTTCCTGTCGGATCACACCATACTGTTCCGGGTGACGCCGATCAGCCCAACGCAAACCGAAGTCTCTACCAAATGGCTGGTGCACAAGGACGCTGAGGAAGGGCGAGACTATTCGCTTGAGAATCTGACTAAGGTCTGGATGGATACCAATTCGGAAGACAAGCGTGTTGTGGAGAATTGCCAGGAGGGTGTGCTGTCGACCGCCTACGAGCCTGGTCCTTATTCTGCCATGCATGAGAGCGGCGTCATCCAGTTTGTCGAGTGGTATACGACGACTCTGAAGAATCGAGTCAGTGAGCAGCCGGAGACGTTGGCAAGCCCCTTGTTGCGGAGAACAAATTGA
- a CDS encoding dihydrodipicolinate synthase family protein, whose amino-acid sequence MKFEGIYTPVITPSDTLGRIDYPALEKLLEHLIASGVHGVISGGSTGENYSQTVEERLSLARFTREVLGDRIPLIVGTGTMRTPDSIALAEGAAEMGADAILLGTPPYSVPTERENALNALAIDRAANLPIVLYNYPGRMGVSMGEEFLDRVGSSSNVCAIKESSGDINRVHLLARDYPHIQMSCGMDDQALEFFAWGARSWICAGSNFLPKEHIALYEICANQGDFTTGRKIMSAMMPLMRVLEQGGKFIQCVKYGVEMAGFHTGPMQPPLKGLNKDEKRQMEQVVRVLKNTINNIQAGE is encoded by the coding sequence ATGAAATTTGAAGGTATCTACACGCCGGTGATAACGCCGAGCGACACATTGGGACGTATCGACTATCCCGCATTGGAGAAACTCCTCGAACACCTGATCGCCAGTGGTGTACACGGTGTGATTTCCGGAGGGTCAACGGGTGAGAACTACTCACAGACCGTCGAGGAGAGGCTCAGTCTGGCCAGGTTTACACGCGAAGTACTGGGAGACAGAATCCCGTTGATCGTTGGCACCGGCACTATGCGCACGCCAGACTCGATAGCGCTTGCCGAAGGTGCAGCCGAAATGGGTGCCGACGCGATTCTTCTGGGAACGCCTCCGTATTCGGTACCAACGGAGCGCGAGAATGCATTGAATGCACTAGCCATTGACCGTGCTGCCAATCTTCCCATTGTTCTCTATAACTACCCGGGCAGAATGGGCGTGAGCATGGGCGAGGAATTTCTCGACCGTGTTGGCAGCTCCAGCAATGTGTGTGCAATCAAGGAAAGCTCCGGTGACATCAATCGCGTGCACCTGCTGGCACGTGACTATCCGCATATCCAGATGTCATGCGGCATGGACGATCAGGCATTGGAATTCTTTGCCTGGGGAGCTCGTAGCTGGATTTGCGCAGGCTCCAACTTCCTGCCCAAAGAGCACATCGCTCTGTATGAAATCTGTGCAAATCAGGGTGACTTCACCACTGGACGAAAAATCATGAGCGCAATGATGCCCCTGATGCGCGTCCTGGAGCAAGGCGGTAAATTCATTCAGTGCGTCAAATACGGCGTGGAAATGGCAGGCTTTCATACCGGCCCCATGCAGCCACCTTTAAAAGGTTTGAACAAGGATGAAAAGCGCCAGATGGAACAGGTAGTACGCGTGCTCAAAAACACCATTAACAACATCCAGGCGGGGGAATAA
- a CDS encoding aldehyde dehydrogenase, with product MSTLLTHSEYVAIAKSLTLPQNAFINNGYRPAISGKTFDTTNPATGDLLTQVAACNTEDVDLAVEKAREAFDDGRWSRLAPAQRKEILIRLSKLLADNIHELAVLESLDSGKTIQDCEMVDLPDTIACIKWHAEAIDKLYDQVSPASDDHIAMIVRQAIGVVGLVLPWNFPLLMLAWKIGPALAAGCSVVIKPAEETSLSALRVAELARDAGLPAGVLNIVTGTGVDVGEPIGRHPDIDMVSFTGSTETGRRFLKYSAESNLKEVVLEMGGKNPCIVMDDAEDLDVVASHVVNGAFWNMGENCSASSRLIVHKDIKDSLLDKIKAHLREWKVGDPLNPDTRVGPLVSKEHYSKVSGYVQQAASDNILVGGKSSNGTHIEPTIVESSGSDDPLCNEEIFGPVLSVITISSFDEAISIANNTPYGLSAALFTANGKRALRGARALNAGTVTINSFGEGDVSTPFGGFKQSGFGGRDKSIHAHDQYTQLKTIWIDLSDNEIESVS from the coding sequence ATGTCGACTCTATTGACACACTCCGAGTACGTAGCAATTGCCAAGTCGCTGACGCTGCCACAGAACGCCTTTATCAACAACGGCTATCGCCCTGCCATCTCCGGCAAAACGTTTGACACCACCAACCCTGCAACTGGCGACCTACTGACGCAGGTGGCGGCCTGCAACACAGAAGATGTGGATCTTGCGGTGGAAAAAGCCCGAGAAGCTTTCGATGATGGGCGCTGGTCCAGACTGGCGCCAGCGCAGCGTAAGGAAATCCTGATTCGACTGAGCAAACTGCTGGCCGACAACATCCATGAGCTGGCTGTGCTGGAAAGTCTCGACAGTGGCAAAACCATTCAGGATTGCGAGATGGTCGATCTGCCTGACACCATCGCCTGCATCAAGTGGCATGCCGAAGCCATCGACAAGCTCTATGATCAGGTCAGCCCTGCTTCGGATGATCATATAGCGATGATCGTGCGACAAGCGATAGGCGTAGTCGGACTTGTATTACCCTGGAACTTCCCCCTGTTGATGCTGGCATGGAAAATAGGCCCAGCTCTGGCAGCTGGTTGTTCAGTGGTCATCAAACCCGCTGAGGAAACATCATTGAGTGCCTTGCGTGTTGCCGAGCTGGCTCGTGATGCAGGCCTGCCCGCTGGTGTCTTGAATATTGTCACGGGAACGGGCGTCGATGTCGGTGAGCCTATCGGACGGCATCCTGACATCGATATGGTCTCGTTTACCGGCTCAACGGAGACTGGCAGACGCTTCCTGAAATATTCGGCAGAGTCGAACCTGAAGGAAGTCGTATTGGAGATGGGCGGCAAGAACCCTTGCATTGTCATGGATGATGCCGAAGATCTGGATGTTGTAGCCTCGCATGTTGTCAATGGCGCTTTCTGGAACATGGGTGAAAACTGCTCAGCCTCCTCACGTCTTATCGTACACAAGGACATCAAGGACTCCTTACTGGACAAAATCAAGGCGCATTTGCGTGAATGGAAAGTAGGAGATCCACTGAACCCTGACACGCGTGTTGGACCTCTGGTATCGAAAGAGCATTACAGCAAGGTGTCAGGCTATGTGCAGCAGGCAGCATCCGACAATATTCTGGTTGGCGGAAAAAGCAGCAACGGCACCCATATAGAACCCACCATTGTCGAATCAAGCGGTAGTGACGACCCTCTTTGCAACGAAGAGATCTTTGGCCCGGTACTCAGCGTCATCACGATCAGCAGTTTCGATGAGGCTATCAGTATTGCCAACAACACACCCTATGGTTTATCTGCGGCATTGTTCACCGCCAATGGCAAACGTGCATTGCGTGGCGCACGTGCACTGAACGCCGGCACCGTCACCATCAACAGCTTTGGTGAAGGCGATGTCAGCACACCCTTTGGTGGGTTCAAGCAATCTGGATTCGGTGGACGCGACAAATCGATCCATGCACATGATCAGTACACCCAGTTGAAAACCATCTGGATCGATCTGTCTGACAATGAAATAGAGTCGGTCAGTTGA
- a CDS encoding NAD(P)/FAD-dependent oxidoreductase, with the protein MTSFTASRLPNQPGPAGWNCLLPEALAARILEQSVTADVAIIGAGFAGLSAARRLLQIDPCLKVVVLEAGRVAQGPAGRNSGFMIDLPHDLSSDTYVAEGTADDTRQISQNRQAIRFAASAAEEYALTADTFNPCGKINAAATLKGEKLNQDYARHLAVLNEPHEWLDTAALVDLTGSHYYRSGLFTPGTVMLQPAGYIRGLANGLQFTHPTAFSLFENSPVIRIVGNEPGWTLECPTGKVIADKVILANNGHAESFGFFQNRLLHVFTYATMTKPFARNALAGNQQWGIIPADPMGTTVRRINDGDASRLVIRTRFTYNPSMQVSPREVADAAQLCRKKYDARFPDLKTVDMQYEWAGHLCLSWNGVPAHGEIEKGIFSAVCQNGLGTAKGTISGISAAEMACGVDTEITRSLATMDEPRRLPPAPLTTLGARTTLKWKEWRASRE; encoded by the coding sequence TTGACCAGCTTCACCGCCAGTCGCCTTCCTAACCAGCCGGGACCCGCCGGCTGGAACTGCTTGCTGCCAGAAGCTCTGGCAGCACGGATACTGGAGCAAAGCGTCACGGCGGATGTAGCCATCATAGGCGCCGGCTTTGCCGGGCTTTCGGCAGCTCGTCGTTTGCTGCAGATCGACCCCTGCCTGAAAGTTGTCGTGCTGGAAGCTGGCCGCGTCGCACAAGGGCCGGCCGGGCGCAACTCAGGCTTCATGATCGATCTTCCCCATGATCTTTCATCAGATACCTATGTTGCAGAAGGCACTGCTGACGACACTCGTCAGATTTCTCAGAATCGTCAAGCGATCCGGTTTGCAGCCAGTGCTGCTGAAGAATACGCTCTTACAGCTGATACCTTCAATCCCTGTGGAAAGATCAACGCTGCGGCTACCCTCAAAGGTGAGAAACTCAATCAAGACTACGCCCGTCATCTGGCAGTCTTGAATGAGCCACACGAATGGCTGGATACTGCAGCATTGGTAGATCTCACGGGTAGTCACTATTATCGATCAGGGCTGTTCACTCCAGGCACTGTCATGCTGCAACCTGCTGGCTACATTCGAGGCTTGGCCAACGGCTTGCAGTTCACACACCCGACAGCCTTCAGCCTTTTCGAAAATAGTCCGGTTATCCGCATCGTTGGCAATGAACCTGGCTGGACACTGGAATGCCCGACAGGCAAAGTCATTGCTGACAAGGTCATCCTGGCCAACAACGGTCATGCCGAAAGCTTCGGCTTCTTCCAGAATAGGCTCTTGCATGTATTCACCTATGCAACCATGACAAAGCCATTTGCGCGTAATGCACTAGCCGGTAATCAGCAATGGGGCATTATCCCGGCGGATCCAATGGGCACGACCGTGCGTAGAATCAATGACGGTGATGCCAGTCGACTGGTGATACGCACACGATTTACCTACAATCCATCCATGCAGGTCAGCCCTCGGGAAGTGGCAGACGCTGCACAGCTATGCCGGAAAAAATACGACGCTCGCTTTCCAGACCTGAAAACAGTTGACATGCAATATGAATGGGCTGGACATCTTTGCCTGAGCTGGAACGGCGTTCCTGCTCATGGAGAGATAGAAAAAGGTATTTTTTCAGCGGTTTGCCAGAACGGTCTTGGTACCGCAAAGGGCACAATATCCGGCATATCCGCCGCCGAAATGGCTTGCGGAGTCGACACCGAGATTACCCGCTCCCTGGCAACCATGGACGAACCTCGACGACTTCCGCCAGCACCATTGACAACCCTGGGGGCCCGAACCACCTTGAAATGGAAGGAATGGCGGGCAAGCAGGGAGTGA
- a CDS encoding BCCT family transporter, which yields MAVKPPFTDVVIHKAPSGFYEGYSLPIALISKISITLLVIWALVWPLSASGTLSDLNWYLLKGFNSFYIISVGIFALFLFAVAIIPSSGKRLLGPEGEPPEFSNFSWFSMMFGAGLGVGLMVYATAEPMGLWGSNPITVAGGVEGNTEAALTSAYRYTFLHYGFHAWAIYVVTGLALAYYAYTRDMPLTIRSALTPVLGRFANGFIGHIIDVLGVLATILGVSVTIGFGVSQLVDGIYAISGMEWLMNGEETPAPSKVGLIAALCVVMTLSILSAVSGVGRGVKYLSNLNLVLSLVLLLVFVVFGSFVFAMTTYATALFDYILHFLSLSFESYGPETLEGFLATAPSAIGSLPAADQAAVFAASIDPWGSLASFSEALPESVSALESPDELAAGLYAAGADGRLFGWQSGWTTFYWAWWIAFSPFVGLFLARISKGRSVREFILGAVIAPSLVCFAWMTILGGTAIDLELSGVAQGSIIAASVTAKLFATLEVMLSGGLLSGITIMCVVLILTFLVTSADSGILVMNTIMSGGSAETGVKHRIIWGVLLTFVIGTLLIAGGGGLDALKSAMIIAALPFTVIMGLMVISLTKALYRDSLRDK from the coding sequence ATGGCTGTAAAACCACCGTTTACCGACGTCGTTATTCACAAGGCGCCCTCAGGGTTCTATGAAGGCTACAGTTTGCCCATTGCGCTGATCAGCAAGATCAGCATTACTCTTCTAGTGATCTGGGCACTGGTCTGGCCCCTGAGCGCGAGCGGCACGCTATCCGATCTGAACTGGTACCTTCTGAAAGGCTTCAATAGCTTCTATATTATTTCTGTCGGAATTTTTGCCTTGTTTCTTTTTGCTGTTGCCATTATTCCCTCTTCGGGCAAGCGGTTGCTCGGGCCTGAAGGAGAGCCTCCGGAGTTCAGCAACTTCTCGTGGTTCTCGATGATGTTCGGTGCTGGCCTGGGTGTGGGGCTGATGGTTTATGCCACGGCAGAGCCGATGGGTTTGTGGGGATCGAACCCCATCACGGTCGCCGGGGGTGTTGAAGGCAATACAGAGGCCGCCCTGACCTCGGCCTATCGTTACACCTTCCTGCATTATGGGTTTCACGCCTGGGCAATCTATGTCGTTACAGGTCTGGCACTGGCCTACTATGCCTATACGCGAGACATGCCCTTGACCATCCGTTCTGCTCTGACGCCTGTTCTGGGACGTTTTGCCAACGGTTTTATAGGTCATATCATCGATGTTCTGGGTGTTCTGGCCACCATCCTGGGGGTGTCAGTCACTATAGGTTTTGGCGTGAGCCAGTTGGTCGACGGGATATATGCCATCAGTGGCATGGAGTGGTTGATGAATGGTGAAGAGACGCCGGCACCAAGCAAGGTTGGTTTGATCGCCGCACTCTGTGTCGTCATGACGCTGTCCATACTCTCTGCTGTTTCTGGTGTGGGGCGTGGCGTCAAGTACTTGTCCAATCTCAATCTGGTTCTGTCGCTGGTCTTGTTGCTTGTGTTCGTGGTGTTCGGCTCCTTCGTGTTTGCCATGACAACGTACGCCACTGCACTATTCGATTACATTCTGCATTTCCTGTCTTTGTCTTTTGAATCGTACGGGCCTGAGACGCTTGAGGGATTTCTGGCGACAGCACCGTCGGCCATCGGCTCTTTGCCTGCGGCTGATCAGGCGGCTGTGTTTGCGGCCAGTATCGATCCCTGGGGTTCTCTTGCAAGTTTCAGTGAGGCTTTGCCGGAGTCGGTTAGTGCGCTGGAAAGTCCTGATGAATTGGCGGCAGGTCTCTATGCGGCAGGCGCAGATGGGCGGCTGTTTGGCTGGCAATCTGGTTGGACCACATTCTACTGGGCGTGGTGGATTGCGTTTTCACCGTTCGTTGGCCTGTTCCTGGCGCGCATTTCCAAGGGGCGCTCAGTACGGGAGTTTATCCTCGGTGCCGTGATTGCACCATCGCTGGTCTGTTTTGCCTGGATGACCATACTGGGTGGAACGGCAATTGATCTTGAATTGTCAGGTGTCGCTCAGGGGTCAATCATTGCAGCCTCAGTAACCGCCAAACTGTTTGCAACACTTGAAGTGATGCTGTCGGGAGGCCTGTTGTCCGGTATCACTATCATGTGCGTGGTGTTGATCTTGACATTTCTGGTGACATCAGCAGATTCGGGCATCCTGGTCATGAACACGATCATGTCAGGCGGGAGCGCAGAGACGGGCGTCAAGCACCGAATCATCTGGGGTGTCCTGTTGACATTTGTCATTGGTACCTTGCTGATAGCCGGTGGTGGAGGGTTGGATGCACTGAAGAGTGCGATGATCATCGCAGCCTTGCCATTCACCGTCATCATGGGGCTCATGGTCATATCGCTGACCAAGGCCTTGTATCGAGATAGTCTTCGGGACAAGTAG
- a CDS encoding ABC transporter ATP-binding protein, protein MNELPLIEAVELRRSYDVSAPWLNRVLERRPRQFLNAVAGVDFSIEKGQTLALVGESGCGKSTVAKLATGLQTPTDGQIVYRGDLSRVQMIFQDPYASLNPRWRVSRIIAEPLRTLKPGMSRPDVARRVNELLETVGLSSGDGSKYPHEFSGGQRQRISIARALSGEPEFLVCDEPTSALDVSVQAQILNLMKNLQKEYGLTYLFISHDLSVVRHMADVIAVMYLGKIVEIAPKQELFDNPLHPYTRLLLDTIPNLANPVRDRPAMTGEIPSPIDPPAGCSFNPRCPLVHERCLQETPERNRHQFAGRIACFAV, encoded by the coding sequence ATGAACGAACTACCGCTCATTGAAGCTGTTGAGCTGAGAAGAAGTTACGACGTCTCAGCCCCCTGGCTTAATCGCGTGCTGGAGCGTCGGCCGCGACAGTTTCTGAATGCTGTTGCAGGTGTGGATTTTTCTATTGAAAAAGGTCAGACCCTGGCGTTAGTAGGGGAAAGTGGTTGTGGGAAGTCCACGGTGGCCAAACTGGCGACCGGGTTGCAGACACCGACTGATGGGCAGATTGTGTATCGAGGGGATTTGTCACGAGTGCAGATGATTTTTCAGGATCCCTATGCAAGCCTGAATCCCAGATGGCGGGTGTCGCGCATCATTGCTGAACCATTGAGAACGCTCAAGCCGGGCATGTCCAGACCCGATGTTGCTCGCCGGGTTAATGAACTGCTTGAGACGGTGGGGCTGAGCAGTGGTGATGGTTCCAAATACCCGCATGAATTCTCGGGTGGGCAGCGTCAGCGTATTTCGATTGCCAGAGCGCTGTCAGGAGAGCCCGAGTTTCTTGTGTGTGATGAGCCGACGTCTGCGCTGGATGTGTCCGTTCAGGCCCAGATTCTCAATTTGATGAAAAATCTGCAGAAAGAGTATGGCTTGACGTATCTGTTTATCAGTCATGATCTGTCGGTTGTCAGGCATATGGCTGATGTTATTGCAGTCATGTATCTGGGCAAGATAGTGGAAATTGCGCCCAAGCAGGAGCTATTCGACAATCCCTTGCATCCTTATACCCGCCTGTTGTTGGACACTATTCCCAACCTGGCAAACCCGGTACGGGATCGTCCCGCCATGACCGGTGAAATTCCGAGTCCGATTGATCCACCGGCAGGTTGCAGTTTTAATCCGCGCTGCCCGTTGGTTCACGAACGCTGTTTACAGGAAACACCGGAGCGTAACAGACATCAGTTTGCGGGCAGGATCGCTTGTTTTGCAGTTTAG
- a CDS encoding ABC transporter ATP-binding protein — protein MTDNVLVVEDLRVEFPTRKGVLTAVDGVSLSIRRGEILGIVGESGAGKSMTGMAVLGLLEPPGRIAQGEIWLSGQRIDQMAEDELRVLRGRRMAAIFQDPLTSLNPLFTVGDQLVETIRQHLTIDKNGARQRALDLMHEVGIPAPQVRIDHYPHQFSGGMRQRVVIALALCAEPDLIIADEPTTALDVSIQAQITGLLKRLCKERGMAVMLVTHDMGVIAETADRVAVMYAGRLAEIGQVEAVIKAPRHPYTVGLMGAIPSLIGDVQELSQIPGNMPRLTDIPDGCSFNPRCNRRMDRCLVEVPELSRSGVACWSVDNESKP, from the coding sequence ATGACTGACAACGTTCTGGTCGTCGAGGACTTGCGAGTCGAGTTTCCGACGAGAAAGGGAGTGCTGACGGCCGTTGATGGCGTCTCGCTGTCCATCAGGCGCGGCGAGATACTGGGAATCGTCGGCGAAAGCGGTGCAGGAAAATCCATGACAGGCATGGCGGTTCTGGGGCTGTTGGAGCCGCCGGGTCGGATTGCTCAGGGCGAGATATGGTTATCAGGCCAGCGTATTGACCAAATGGCCGAGGACGAGCTACGTGTCTTGCGGGGCCGTCGCATGGCCGCGATCTTTCAGGATCCGCTGACTAGCCTGAACCCGTTGTTTACTGTCGGAGATCAGTTGGTTGAGACCATCAGGCAGCACCTGACGATCGATAAAAACGGTGCCCGTCAGCGTGCACTGGATCTGATGCATGAGGTGGGAATACCCGCGCCACAGGTGAGGATAGATCATTACCCACATCAGTTCTCTGGTGGCATGCGCCAGCGCGTCGTTATTGCTCTGGCCTTGTGTGCCGAACCCGATTTGATCATTGCCGATGAACCGACAACTGCATTGGATGTGTCCATACAGGCGCAGATTACCGGTTTGCTCAAGCGCCTGTGCAAGGAGCGTGGCATGGCAGTCATGCTGGTCACGCACGATATGGGGGTCATTGCCGAGACCGCCGATCGGGTGGCCGTCATGTATGCCGGCAGACTTGCAGAAATCGGACAGGTCGAGGCTGTGATCAAGGCGCCACGGCATCCTTACACCGTAGGGTTAATGGGCGCAATACCCAGTCTGATCGGTGATGTGCAAGAGCTCTCCCAGATTCCAGGCAATATGCCGCGATTAACTGATATACCCGACGGATGCTCTTTCAATCCACGCTGCAACCGGCGCATGGATCGTTGTCTTGTTGAAGTTCCTGAGTTGTCACGCTCAGGGGTTGCCTGTTGGTCCGTCGATAATGAGAGTAAGCCATGA